GGGGCAGCACTCACTTCTTTTATGGCCTTGACAATCTCAAACTCGGACGATGAGTGGAAATCATAGCCCTCCTTTCGCAGGTAGAGGCGAAGAAAGCGAGAGACGTCTCGGCCAGCAATGTCAATGCGCATGATTGAATGGGGCATGGCAAAGCCCTCATAAATGGGCACGGCATGCGTGACACCATCCCCAGAATCCAGCACCACGCCTGTGGTCCTACCTGTGGCATAACTGAAGCACAGGGGGCAGATTGTCACTAACCCCTGCCTCCTCGCTCGGagaagaaactcatttttttttagagttcaAAGTCAGCTAAACTAAAGCTGAGGCCTGCCTTTCTCTAGGAACTGTAGACTGGATGCAGTACTGAGAGAGCCCGAGCATAAGCAAGCCTGAAAAACCTGGAAAAGAGCTGAGCCTCCCTGAGCCCCTCCCCTACTCCAGAAGAGCAGGCCTTCCAATCTTAGGGGATGGCCTGCCTTGGACTGCTTCGGGAACCCAACCGATGGGGCAGTTTTTACTTTCTAGACAAGAGGAAAAAACTCAAGTGCCTACAGGGGCCAGGCAGGAAAGGTAAAGgagtaaaggaaaataacattttcacttCCGCAAAAAACTCGCTTTTTCCCCACATGGCCTCCTAGAtcctcaggttttgttttgttttgttttttctcttctctctctcttttggtaaAGACAAGGGTATAGACATATTTCTGTGATATGACGGGGAAAAAACCATGATGTTTGATAAACAGCAACTGATACTGCCTCGTGTTGGGAGGACAACAGGGAGTACAGCGGGCTGTAGCAGAGTCAGGCTTGCAAACTCCACCAGAAAGGGCAGCGGCTACTTCAGCTCCAGCTGATTTTTGTCCTATAGGAATGCATGCCCAGCATTGCCAGATCATCCCAGTTTTTTCAGAAAAGCCAGAAGTTTGGATTTTGATAGAAATCTCCcccactgttttttaaaagtaggtgccatgcctcatgtggggcttgaactcacgatcctgagatcaagggtcataTGTCCTACTGACTGTGCCcgccaggcaccctgaaatctCCTAATTAAAATGCTGGCTTACAATTTTTTAATGGGGTCAAACACATCCCACCTGCAGGTCACCAGTGTACAATCTTGGCCGTAGACTTAACCCTGGGATGAGGCAGACAGGGGGCACAACAGGGATGATAGGGGTGTGAGAACAGGGATCATATGGTGAACATGATATCCCACAACTATATCACCAGCCTGGCATAATGTCTGCACAAGCAGGCACTGGATAAACATCTGAACATGTTACACGGACCTTTAGGAAGAACTGTAGCAGTGTGTGGACTTCCCAGCAGGCAGACTGGAGAGCCCTGGGTGCCTACCCACCAAGACAAAGAACAAGAGAAGCGAGAATGGGACATAGTCTCAATACTCCCTTTCCTACCCACAGGAGAAGCACCTTCATTCCGCCCTCAAGGGGCCAGGCAGCTACTCACAGGCTGAGCACGGCTTGCATGGAGATGAAAAGGGCTGGTACATTGAAGGTCTCAAAGAAAACTTCAGCCGCTCGTTCGCGGTTTTTCCGCGGGTTTAAAGGCGCCTCTGTCAGGAGCACAGGATGCTGGTGAAAGGTGCCCAGAGGGTAATCAGGATAAGGTAAGATCTCCACCCCTCATCAGCACTGGGCAGAAGCCCCTGTGTGCTAGGCTAGAGAGCTGAGGGGACCTTTGTGAGCCTCCCTCCAAAAAAAGGCAAGCTGGGCCTGCCATCTACCCCTGCACAAGCCAGTTTGTCAATCTTCCAAATTCATACCCCCTTTAAAAGACTCATTCTGTTTTtgcctctgcccccttcctcccttccttctcctccaagATTCTTACACATGCCCCTGTATTTACTGTGTATCTCTAATTTGTCCAGATTTGGCTAAACTCtaaatttggaattctttttttttttttttttttttaaagattttatttatgtattcgacagagatagagacagccagagagagagggaacacaagcagggggagtgggagaggaagaagcaggctcatagcggaagagcctgatgtggggctcgatcccgtaacgccaggatcacgccctgagccgaaggcagacgcttaaccgctgtgccacccaggtgcccctaaatttggAATTCTTATGATaaaaaagtaatcatttaaattttctttcagggCAACCCcttcaggtcccctccctccttgggagctttgtactatcactttgctatcactcaataaactttgcattgctgtccaaaaataaaaaataaaaaaaaaataaataaataaaataatctttttttcaaaattaaatttaaatattttgaaggtatttttgaaaaatgaacaacTCTCCCCCCCCGGAAATTCTGATATGTCTAGTATTcagcttcctttgtttttctgcattGCTAGCTACTTCCTTAGAAGTTAGAGTATAAGCTCTGAAGTCTGAAAAAcatgggtttgagtcccagctctccCACTATTCCCTAGGTGATCCTGGAAAGACTACTTGGCTTCACTgaacttctttctgttcctttgtttgtaaaatggagataatactcCCTGTTTGTCGTAGGACTGGCGTGCAGATTAAGGGTAGGCCTGTCTGAAGAGCACGGGGCCTGGTGCCCCAGTAAGACTCCAACACTCCCAGCAGTGATCATCTCTGGGGCTGTGGCTCTGACAGCTCCGCACGCCCTGCTCACGGGAccctcacctcctctgagaaaGTCTGCAGCTGGTCCTTGGAATAGACATACTGCCAGATGCGCTCCATGTCGTTCCAATCCTTGACGATGCCATGCTCCATGGGGTAGCGGATGGAGAGCAGCCCTCGGTGTTcctgggggcagagagcagggcttACAGCAGCAGCCAGACTCTCAGCCAGGCGGCCCAGCAGGCCCCGCTTCTCCAGCACCGGGAGTGCCCCCTGAACAGTCCTCACCCAGGGCTAAAGGTAGGCCCCCCCCGTTTGCCACGTCTCTAAACTATACACTGCAAACTGTTCTCGCTGCCTGATCGGCCGGCAGAACAGAGGGCTTCTGCATTACCATGGGCCCTCGGTGCCCTTATGGCAAGTAACAGGAGGCACCCTCCTCGTGGTCTGACCCCAGGACAGTCTCCTGGCTcccacctctgggcctcagtgctTGCAGCCTAGGTTGGCAACAATGATTCCATTGGTCTGCTTCTGGAAGCTGCCCCAGGGCTCCTCCAAATAGCGCTAATTAACTCATCCCCAGGGTATCCCTAGGATCTCCCCCTGAATCCCTTTTGCCAAAAAAATAACGAAGTTAGCCAATTTGATCATTGGCAAGGTAGTGACAAAAtacagaaggaaagcaaaagccCTGTTTTCTAGACTGGtctctgtttcccaaagtggGGTTCCAGatatttcctttctaaaactAGAGGCTGCTCCTGAGAGAAGTGAACCAACTAGACCCAGGATGAGGGGACCAAAGGGGATATTTTAAGAGGAAACTGCTCCTTTTACTCGTGGCTGTCCCATTGCTGGGATGCTGCCCATGTGGGGAATAATGCAGGTCCTCTGCTGGCTTCAGGCTTCTTCAGTAGCACTGGGAATTACCTCGGCCTTGGGGCCAATGAAGATGTCACCTTCAAGGGCTCCGGCCATGACGCGAACGTGTTTGGGTCTGCCCACACtacaaaagagagagggagaaaccatCACTTTTCATTTCACGACAGAATACAGAAGGATGTACGTGCATGCTTAGATGGGAAGAAATAGACTCAGTTCTACTGTGATTATCTCCGAGGAGTGAGGTTACCgttgattttgattttcttctacttttctgcATTGCCCCAAattctacaatgaacatgtattattttaaattatttgtatatttgatatTTCTGACCCAAATCAGagttccttctctgtaaaaggtGGAGGGCTGACCCCATGACAAAGCTGACAAGCCTCCGAAGCTTCTGACTAAGCTACAGAATTACTTACTAGTTTGGAAAGCAGTATTTGGGAATCTGATCACCAGCAAAACCAGCTTTAATCACACCGGATCcctgaggagagaggagagagaaggagaagtcagAAGTACGACAAAAACAAGAGATACATCATACAGTATGTATAacatggtttcatttttatttaaaagagtcCTTATATCTGTGTATAATATGTCCATCTGAATGACCATTTGTAGAGGGAGTGCCTGCTGCCAGGAGGGAGTGGGACTGGGGATGGTGAGGAGAACTTTCACTGTACACTCCAAGTATTACTTGATATTTTAGCATTCTTTGACTTTTCTACATTGACCATGCTTTACTTCTGGAATCAAAAATACTActaataaagggaagaaaaagaaaaaaactgaggggaGAAAAGTACCTAGAAGCACCAAAGCAGCCAGGTTCAGGAACGTAACCAGGGTGGGAAGAATGTAATTCTTTCTGTTAAACCACATGGGACACTGTTACCCTCCTTTCCCAGCTCAGGCCTGaactctccccaccctccagagTCTCCACGACCAACACCGTCGTGAACACTGCCATGCTTGAAACTGACTGATGGAACATACGTCGTCTGGTTCTTACTGCAGGGGCAAACCTCTCTGCTTGTTTCGGGGGGttgtagttgttttatttttttactatgctTTCTTTTACTCACTGGTCTCCTGATGGTAAAGAGCAGAGAAGTTCTAAAGCATCACCTGAGAAGAGACCCAACATTACAATCCTGTTGCTCTGATCCTTGGTAAGTCCGGTGGGGTGCCAGAAGAGAACCTGACTTCTCTGTCAACATCTCGGGTACCACCTAAGGCCCAACCAAAGTAAATGGTGTCTCTAGACACAGATGCCAACTCTGTGCAGGACAGATGTCAAGGCTTGATACTGCTTGCAGACAGAGcctgttctcttccttcttaaCTCTTCTACCACCGTACCCGATACGCTCACCCTTCTACCCCAGCACCGTTTGCTGCACATATAATAGGGGCAAGCCTTTTCCTGCTGCCTATCGACCACTTGTCTTGGGGCAGAGGATGATATTTCCAGAACCCACACAGCAAGCAGTAAACACATCAGGAGATGCTAAATAACCAAGGTTATCTTTGCACCAAAGGCTTTCCTGCAACACCCCTggtttcctctctgtctcttattCCTGCTCTTCTACaggagaaatgtgtgtgtgtgggggggggcgctggtTAGATAGGCCATCATGGTGCCTGGCTCTggcaagacagagagaggaggaaatagCTAAAGGATAGGGAAAGCCAGTTCTCTAAAATAGCAGGAAACTCTGccaacagaaaagagagaaaacaggagacaaTGTGCAAACTCATCGGCCTGGGCAGAACAGCAAGGAGCCTGGAAAAGGTGCAGCTGTaaactgagctgagagcctgggaaggagggaggactactgctgcagccccagggctctgggacagAGGGCACGGGGAGTGAGAACAGCACTGTACAGGAGAACTCCGGGAACCTGTCAGCTCAAGCTTCCAGTAATTGCTCACTGCCTTTATTTGGGTGTGGTGATGCCAACACACTAATTGGACCTCCTGGCAGAGgttgaaaacaagaaaagtaaagaTGAGACCTGCATTTCAGATTCTAGATATTTTGAAGAGACGATTTTCCTGGATATTTAATTTTGAGTTTACTAGCAAAATCTGACTAGAGTCTGAATA
The DNA window shown above is from Ailuropoda melanoleuca isolate Jingjing chromosome 6, ASM200744v2, whole genome shotgun sequence and carries:
- the ACTR1A gene encoding alpha-centractin encodes the protein MESYDVIANQPVVIDNGSGVIKAGFAGDQIPKYCFPNYVGRPKHVRVMAGALEGDIFIGPKAEEHRGLLSIRYPMEHGIVKDWNDMERIWQYVYSKDQLQTFSEEHPVLLTEAPLNPRKNRERAAEVFFETFNVPALFISMQAVLSLYATGRTTGVVLDSGDGVTHAVPIYEGFAMPHSIMRIDIAGRDVSRFLRLYLRKEGYDFHSSSEFEIVKAIKERACYLSINPQKDETLETEKAQYYLPDGSTIEIGPSRFRAPELLFRPDLIGEESEGIHEVLVFAIQKSDMDLRRTLFSNIVLSGGSTLFKGFGDRLLSEVKKLAPKDVKIRISAPQERLYSTWIGGSILASLDTFKKMWVSKKEYEEDGARSIHRKTF